The genomic window CTCGCGGCCCTCTGCGCGCCATGCGGAGCGCCATGGGCTTTCCGCAGTGCGGGCAGGTCGGGGCTGTCGGGTGTTGCTGCTTCTGGCGCTCAGCGATACGCGCTGCCGCCAGTTGCTCAATATAACCGCCGGCCCGAACAAAATCGCGTTCCAGTGCGCTGATCTGCTGATCGAGCAAGTAGTTCGTCTGGTGGAGCAGACAGATCAGCGCGTTGGCGACTACCGCGGGATCCGCATGGTCTAACCAGCGCGCGTAAGCCTGGTAATGCTCGACGGGATCGGTCCGATCCATCTGATCCGTCAGATCCATCTGCCGCCCCACCGCCCGCCCGGCCAGCGCCTCTGGAGAGTCTTTCGCCCACACGCGGAGTTTTCGCTGGCGTAGAAAATCCTCATAATCCAGGAGCAACTCCTCCAGGCTGGCCCGCGCGACGTTGACCAGGCGTAGCTCCGTTTGGCTCGTCGTTGCGGCGGCGCGGCTGCCTTCGGCAATGTTCGTCCCGCAACTGCGTGCCGCCTGGACCATTTGGTCATGCGTCCGGCTGCGTTTGTCTATGAAACGGTCGCAGAAGGAGACCGTAGCATCGTATATGACGGTGGCGACCTGATAGCTGCGCAGTTTCCCATAGCCGCCGCTTGCACGCAGGCGCTTTCGATCGTTGCAGGCGTCCGATTCGCCCGATCTGTCGCATCCGTCGGATGATGGCTGATTTGGCACGCTCCCAGGCATGATGATCTCACCGGCTTATAGCGCACAGCATCTCTTGCTGCAACCACATCCTCCGATCTCTTGGCACAACAGAATTGCTGGCTCACGGGCCTGATCCCCTCTATCTTT from Verrucomicrobiota bacterium includes these protein-coding regions:
- a CDS encoding four helix bundle protein; the protein is MPGSVPNQPSSDGCDRSGESDACNDRKRLRASGGYGKLRSYQVATVIYDATVSFCDRFIDKRSRTHDQMVQAARSCGTNIAEGSRAAATTSQTELRLVNVARASLEELLLDYEDFLRQRKLRVWAKDSPEALAGRAVGRQMDLTDQMDRTDPVEHYQAYARWLDHADPAVVANALICLLHQTNYLLDQQISALERDFVRAGGYIEQLAAARIAERQKQQHPTAPTCPHCGKPMALRMARRGPRAGSQFWGCSVYPDCTGTRTLEGADGSVRSD